A single window of Nocardia sp. NBC_01327 DNA harbors:
- a CDS encoding ABC transporter substrate-binding protein: MSRPVPVSPLSLDRRSFFRFAGLTAGVVAGGGVLAACGKDSSGSNNGTTGDGSKYGTVAVQLSWLKNIEFAGEYFADSKGYFKDAGFGSVNLVAGGAASTSVEAGLTTGKIWIGMSAPQTTAPAVLEGLNAKIVGATYQKNPFCIVSSAAKPIHSPQDMKGRKIGVQDTNQLIFNALLTANGMSPSDVTIVPAQFDPSPLANGEVDGWVSYVTNEPITLAAKGFANANFLFADFGLPLVAESLTVNQRTIDNEREKLKAWLAADIKGWRDAVANSAEAARLAVEVYGKDQRLEIGEQTKEVTAQNGLVVSPESQANGLFTMSDDLIAKNIAALGKAKISITADKLFDMSILKEVYAEHPELKAPIA; this comes from the coding sequence ATGTCTCGGCCGGTTCCGGTCTCTCCGCTGTCCCTGGATCGGCGATCCTTCTTCCGTTTTGCCGGGCTGACCGCCGGCGTTGTCGCCGGTGGCGGAGTCCTCGCCGCCTGCGGCAAGGATTCGTCCGGGTCGAACAATGGCACCACCGGTGACGGGTCGAAATACGGGACGGTGGCCGTACAGCTGTCCTGGTTGAAGAACATCGAATTCGCGGGTGAGTACTTCGCCGATTCGAAGGGCTACTTCAAGGATGCCGGGTTCGGATCGGTGAATCTGGTCGCGGGCGGTGCGGCCAGCACCTCGGTGGAGGCCGGACTGACCACCGGCAAGATCTGGATCGGCATGTCCGCCCCGCAGACCACCGCGCCCGCGGTGCTGGAGGGCCTGAACGCCAAGATCGTGGGCGCCACGTATCAGAAGAACCCCTTCTGCATCGTCAGCTCCGCCGCGAAGCCCATTCACTCGCCGCAGGATATGAAGGGCCGCAAGATCGGTGTGCAGGACACCAATCAGCTCATCTTCAACGCGCTGCTGACCGCGAACGGCATGTCGCCGAGCGATGTCACCATCGTGCCGGCGCAGTTCGATCCGTCACCGCTCGCCAACGGTGAGGTCGACGGCTGGGTCAGCTACGTCACCAATGAGCCGATCACCTTGGCCGCCAAGGGATTCGCCAATGCCAATTTCCTCTTCGCCGACTTCGGGCTACCGCTCGTCGCCGAATCGCTCACGGTGAATCAGCGGACGATCGACAATGAGCGCGAGAAGCTCAAGGCCTGGCTGGCCGCCGATATCAAGGGCTGGCGGGACGCGGTCGCGAATTCCGCCGAGGCGGCACGACTGGCCGTGGAGGTGTACGGCAAGGATCAGCGGCTCGAAATCGGTGAGCAGACCAAGGAGGTCACGGCGCAGAACGGTCTTGTCGTCTCGCCGGAATCGCAGGCCAACGGGCTGTTCACCATGTCGGACGATCTCATCGCGAAAAACATTGCGGCGCTGGGCAAGGCCAAGATCAGCATTACGGCCGACAAGCTCTTCGATATGTCGATTCTCAAAGAGGTCTACGCGGAGCATCCCGAGTTGAAGGCGCCGATCGCCTGA
- a CDS encoding DUF4345 family protein — translation MSAVLIAVVAVFFLLMGGYALAAPAAVVRPFGFRVETAVARSEIRAVYGGFGIAVAALLVAAAANVGGIRTGAVLAVAAALGGMAAGRIVSRVVDRAVGFYPVWFYCGVELVAAGLLCAAA, via the coding sequence GTGAGTGCCGTGTTGATCGCCGTCGTCGCGGTGTTCTTTCTGCTGATGGGCGGGTATGCCCTGGCCGCGCCCGCGGCCGTGGTGCGGCCCTTCGGTTTTCGGGTCGAGACGGCGGTGGCGCGGTCGGAGATCCGGGCCGTGTACGGCGGATTCGGTATTGCCGTGGCCGCGCTGCTGGTGGCGGCAGCGGCGAATGTGGGTGGTATTCGCACGGGGGCGGTCCTGGCGGTGGCCGCCGCGCTGGGCGGGATGGCGGCCGGGCGCATTGTTTCCCGTGTGGTGGACCGCGCCGTCGGGTTCTATCCGGTGTGGTTCTACTGCGGTGTGGAGTTGGTCGCGGCCGGGTTGCTCTGTGCCGCTGCGTGA
- a CDS encoding helix-turn-helix domain-containing protein encodes MQDGPLPESCCPATVWLGPGYAVYLGPSLRLDAHSGSVHCLAVGVDAPFTLRTADGAERVVRSALIPPRTTHQVIAGGDRMLFFYIDPVAMDPRIDAALKTIRSDFAANPTAAELAAAANLSVSRFLHLFSAETGTSFRRYRLWARMAHVARAVGEGGDFTTAAIDAGFASPSHFSDAFHAMFGLTASALLPGTRVVVEMRK; translated from the coding sequence GTGCAGGATGGTCCGCTTCCGGAATCGTGCTGTCCGGCCACTGTGTGGCTCGGGCCGGGCTACGCGGTCTACCTGGGCCCGTCACTGCGCCTGGACGCACACTCCGGATCGGTGCACTGCCTGGCGGTGGGAGTCGACGCGCCCTTCACGCTGCGGACCGCCGACGGGGCCGAGCGGGTGGTGCGCAGTGCGCTCATTCCGCCGCGCACGACACATCAGGTCATTGCCGGCGGGGACCGGATGCTCTTCTTCTACATCGATCCGGTGGCCATGGATCCGCGGATCGATGCCGCGCTGAAAACGATTCGCAGCGATTTTGCCGCCAACCCCACGGCGGCCGAACTCGCCGCGGCGGCGAATCTCTCGGTCTCCCGATTCCTGCATCTGTTCTCCGCGGAGACCGGGACCAGCTTCCGCCGGTACCGGCTCTGGGCGCGAATGGCGCACGTCGCGCGGGCCGTGGGGGAGGGCGGCGATTTCACCACCGCGGCAATCGACGCCGGATTCGCGTCGCCGAGTCATTTCAGCGATGCCTTCCACGCCATGTTCGGATTGACTGCCAGTGCGTTGCTGCCCGGGACTCGGGTGGTAGTGGAAATGCGAAAGTAA